In Xanthomonas theicola, a single genomic region encodes these proteins:
- a CDS encoding helix-turn-helix transcriptional regulator, which produces MATAKKSAAPAARRKRGQAAPAQGLGAGVQVRDLFALLEPVVTLLGGVVGENIEVVLHDLSAPGSSVRAIANGHVSGRNLGDPILSGPREDAGFSELYRDVAGTGTISWSIVDAYQTTNAAGRQLRSATLLFRDGVGLPVAALCLNADMTVFEMAHGWLEQMLHRKPKPPRSQAPAAGVGLEAMMQEIIDDAVQRFMKPPALMNKEEKMYAVEAMMHRGLFLIRNSVEQVAAALGVSRFTIYNYIEQIKQKKAASRQ; this is translated from the coding sequence ATGGCAACAGCGAAAAAGAGCGCGGCGCCGGCCGCCAGGCGCAAGCGCGGCCAGGCGGCGCCGGCGCAGGGACTGGGGGCGGGCGTGCAGGTGCGCGACCTGTTCGCGCTGCTCGAGCCGGTGGTGACCCTGCTCGGCGGGGTGGTCGGCGAGAACATCGAAGTGGTGCTGCACGACCTGTCCGCGCCCGGGTCCTCGGTGCGGGCGATCGCCAACGGCCATGTGTCCGGGCGCAACCTCGGCGACCCGATCCTCAGCGGTCCGCGCGAGGACGCCGGCTTCAGCGAGCTCTACCGCGACGTGGCCGGCACCGGCACGATCAGCTGGTCGATCGTCGACGCGTACCAGACCACCAATGCTGCCGGCCGCCAGCTGCGCTCGGCCACGCTGCTGTTCCGCGACGGCGTCGGCCTGCCGGTGGCCGCGCTGTGCCTCAATGCCGACATGACCGTGTTCGAGATGGCGCATGGCTGGCTGGAACAGATGCTGCATCGCAAGCCCAAGCCGCCGCGCAGCCAGGCGCCCGCCGCCGGGGTCGGCCTGGAGGCGATGATGCAGGAGATCATCGACGACGCGGTCCAGCGCTTCATGAAGCCGCCGGCGCTGATGAACAAGGAAGAGAAGATGTACGCGGTGGAGGCGATGATGCACCGCGGCCTGTTCCTGATCCGCAACAGCGTGGAGCAGGTGGCGGCGGCGCTCGGGGTCAGCCGCTTCACCATCTACAACTACATCGAGCAGATCAAGCAGAAGAAGGCCGCGTCGCGACAGTAG
- the ileS gene encoding isoleucine--tRNA ligase encodes MTQDYKATLHLPATDFPMRGDLPKREPDTLARWEGEGLYTQLRDNAQGRPLFVLHDGPPYANGAIHLGHAVNKILKDIIVKSKYLAGFDAPYIPGWDCHGLPIEIAIEKKYGKVGVKLDAAQFRQKCREYANEQIDIQRRDFKRLGVIGDWDNPYRTLDFHFEANEMRALARIVDNGHLTRGVKPVHWCFDCGSALAEAEIEYADKQSPTVDVAYTARDGAALAAAFGADLPEEVEVAVPIWTTTPWTLPASLAVSLGPDLVYALVEGPARDGRRRWLVLADALAERALQRYGVTEVAVHGRAAGAALEHQLLAHPFYDARDIPLILGAHVSDEDGTGAVHTAPGHGQEDYVAARQYGLIERYSAAQINPVDGRGVYLPSTPPADGVALAGLHIWKASDAIAEVLAARGALLAHASMVHSYPHCWRHKTPIAFRATPQWFISMEQANLRADALQAIEGVHWYPSWGQARIAGMVAGRPDWTISRQRTWGVPIALFVHRETGEPHPRSTELMRQVADRVEEGGVDVWYTLDAGELLGEEAAEYDKITDILDVWFDSGVTHEAVLAERGIPKPADLYLEGSDQHRGWFQSSLLTGVALDQAAPYRQCLTHGFTVDEHGRKMSKSLGNGIEPQDIMKTLGADILRLWIASSDYSNEMSLSQEILKRNADAYRRLRNTARFLLGNLHGFNPAAHLRTLPELVALDRWIVHRAYEVQEQIKAAYVRYDFAAIVQALLNFCSVDLGSLYLDVTKDRLYTMPEDSHGRRSAQTAMFHVAEAFVRWIAPILSFTADELWGYLPGAHAGNVLFATWYEGLAPLPEDAALSAADFERLLALREQVAKVLEPMRGNGVIGAALEAEITVAADAQTAARLQPLQEELRFLFISGDVVVREASTDEIFVSAQATAKQKCVRCWHHRADVGMDPAHPELCGRCIGNIDGLGEERHWF; translated from the coding sequence GTGACCCAGGACTACAAAGCCACCCTCCACCTGCCGGCGACGGACTTCCCGATGCGCGGCGACCTGCCCAAGCGCGAGCCGGACACGCTGGCCCGCTGGGAAGGCGAGGGGCTGTACACGCAGCTGCGCGACAACGCCCAGGGCCGGCCGCTGTTCGTGCTGCACGACGGCCCGCCGTACGCCAACGGCGCGATCCACCTCGGCCATGCGGTCAACAAGATCCTCAAGGACATCATCGTCAAGTCCAAGTACCTGGCCGGCTTCGATGCGCCGTACATCCCGGGCTGGGACTGCCATGGCCTGCCGATCGAGATCGCGATCGAGAAGAAGTACGGCAAGGTCGGGGTCAAGCTGGACGCGGCGCAGTTCCGGCAGAAGTGCCGCGAGTACGCCAACGAGCAGATCGACATCCAGCGCCGCGACTTCAAGCGCCTGGGCGTGATCGGCGACTGGGACAATCCCTACCGCACGCTCGACTTCCATTTCGAAGCCAACGAGATGCGTGCGCTGGCCAGGATCGTCGACAACGGCCACCTGACCCGCGGCGTGAAGCCGGTGCACTGGTGCTTCGATTGCGGCTCGGCGCTGGCCGAGGCGGAGATCGAGTACGCCGACAAGCAGTCGCCGACCGTGGACGTGGCCTACACCGCGCGCGACGGCGCGGCGCTGGCCGCCGCGTTCGGCGCCGATCTGCCGGAGGAGGTCGAGGTCGCGGTGCCGATCTGGACCACCACGCCGTGGACGCTGCCGGCCTCGCTGGCGGTGTCGCTGGGGCCGGACCTGGTCTACGCGCTGGTCGAAGGCCCGGCGCGCGACGGCCGCCGCCGCTGGCTGGTGCTGGCCGATGCGCTGGCCGAGCGTGCGCTGCAGCGCTACGGCGTGACCGAGGTGGCGGTGCACGGCCGCGCCGCCGGCGCGGCGCTGGAGCACCAGCTGCTGGCGCATCCGTTCTACGACGCGCGCGACATCCCGCTGATCCTCGGCGCCCATGTCTCCGACGAGGACGGCACCGGCGCGGTGCATACCGCGCCCGGGCACGGCCAGGAAGACTATGTGGCGGCCAGGCAGTACGGCCTGATCGAGCGCTACAGCGCCGCGCAGATCAACCCGGTCGACGGCCGCGGCGTGTACCTGCCCTCGACCCCGCCGGCCGACGGCGTGGCGCTGGCCGGGCTGCACATCTGGAAGGCCAGCGACGCCATCGCCGAGGTGCTGGCCGCGCGCGGCGCGCTGCTGGCGCACGCGAGCATGGTGCACAGCTACCCGCACTGCTGGCGGCACAAGACCCCGATCGCGTTCCGCGCCACCCCGCAGTGGTTCATCTCGATGGAGCAGGCCAACCTGCGCGCCGACGCGCTGCAGGCGATCGAGGGCGTGCACTGGTATCCGTCCTGGGGCCAGGCGCGCATCGCCGGCATGGTCGCCGGGCGTCCGGACTGGACCATCTCGCGGCAGCGCACCTGGGGCGTGCCGATCGCGCTGTTCGTGCATCGCGAGACCGGCGAGCCGCATCCGCGCAGCACCGAGCTGATGCGCCAGGTCGCCGACCGCGTCGAGGAAGGCGGGGTGGACGTGTGGTACACGCTCGACGCCGGCGAACTGCTCGGCGAGGAGGCGGCCGAGTACGACAAGATCACCGACATCCTCGACGTGTGGTTCGATTCGGGCGTCACCCACGAGGCGGTGCTGGCCGAACGCGGCATCCCCAAGCCGGCCGACCTGTACCTGGAAGGCTCGGACCAGCACCGCGGCTGGTTCCAGTCCTCGCTGCTGACCGGCGTGGCGCTGGACCAGGCGGCGCCGTACCGGCAGTGCCTGACCCACGGCTTCACCGTGGACGAGCACGGCCGCAAGATGTCCAAGTCGCTGGGCAACGGCATCGAGCCGCAGGACATCATGAAGACGCTGGGCGCGGACATCCTGCGCCTGTGGATCGCCTCCAGCGACTACAGCAACGAGATGTCGCTGTCGCAGGAGATCCTCAAGCGCAATGCCGACGCCTACCGGCGCCTGCGCAACACCGCGCGCTTCCTGCTCGGCAACCTGCACGGCTTCAATCCGGCCGCGCACCTGCGCACCTTGCCGGAGCTGGTGGCGCTGGACCGCTGGATCGTGCATCGCGCCTACGAGGTGCAGGAGCAGATCAAGGCCGCCTACGTGCGCTACGACTTCGCCGCGATCGTGCAGGCCCTGCTCAACTTCTGCAGCGTGGACCTGGGTTCGCTGTACCTGGACGTGACCAAGGACCGGCTGTACACGATGCCCGAGGACTCGCACGGCCGGCGTTCGGCGCAGACCGCGATGTTCCATGTCGCCGAGGCGTTCGTGCGCTGGATCGCGCCGATCCTGAGTTTCACCGCCGACGAACTGTGGGGCTACCTGCCCGGCGCGCATGCCGGCAACGTACTGTTCGCGACCTGGTACGAAGGCCTGGCGCCGCTGCCGGAGGACGCGGCGCTGAGCGCGGCCGATTTCGAGCGGCTGCTGGCGCTGCGCGAGCAGGTGGCCAAGGTGCTGGAGCCGATGCGCGGCAACGGCGTGATCGGCGCGGCGCTGGAGGCGGAGATCACCGTCGCCGCCGACGCGCAGACCGCCGCCAGGCTGCAGCCGCTGCAGGAGGAACTGCGCTTCCTGTTCATCAGCGGCGACGTGGTGGTGCGCGAGGCCAGCACCGACGAGATCTTCGTCAGCGCGCAGGCCACCGCCAAGCAGAAATGCGTGCGTTGCTGGCACCACCGCGCCGACGTGGGCATGGATCCGGCGCACCCGGAGCTGTGCGGCCGCTGCATCGGCAACATCGACGGGCTGGGCGAGGAGCGCCACTGGTTCTGA
- the cyoA gene encoding ubiquinol oxidase subunit II, with protein MIPLKQLRRSLRSGLLLLTALSLAGCNAAILNPKGQIGHDEKTLLITSVVLMLLVVIPVIVMTLAFAWRYRASNTKARYEPNWSHSTAIEVVVWSIPCMIILVLAVLTWRSSHALDPYKPLDSKVKPITIEAVALDWKWMFIYPEQGIATVNEIAFPVDTPLNFKITSDTVMNSFFIPHLGTQIYAMAGMETKLHLIANEPGELFGLSANYSGHGFSKMGFAAHATDRAGFDAWVAKVKAAPKALDQAEFQILAANRNDKAQYPVTYYASVQDGLFKSLIDKYMMGKGHKMQGHDDPPASAAEPVAMCTSGDK; from the coding sequence ATGATTCCGTTGAAACAACTCCGGCGCTCGCTGCGCTCCGGCCTGTTGCTGCTGACCGCCTTGTCGCTGGCCGGTTGCAACGCGGCCATCCTCAACCCCAAGGGACAGATCGGCCACGACGAGAAGACGTTGCTGATCACCTCGGTGGTGCTGATGCTGCTGGTGGTGATCCCGGTTATCGTGATGACCCTGGCCTTCGCCTGGCGCTACCGCGCCTCCAACACCAAGGCCCGCTACGAGCCGAACTGGTCCCATTCCACCGCGATCGAGGTGGTGGTGTGGTCGATCCCGTGCATGATCATCCTGGTGCTGGCGGTGCTGACCTGGCGCTCCTCGCATGCGCTGGACCCGTACAAGCCGCTGGACTCGAAGGTCAAGCCGATCACCATCGAAGCGGTGGCGCTGGACTGGAAGTGGATGTTCATCTATCCGGAGCAGGGAATCGCCACGGTCAACGAGATCGCGTTCCCGGTGGATACGCCGCTGAACTTCAAGATCACCTCCGACACGGTGATGAATTCGTTCTTCATTCCGCATCTGGGCACGCAGATCTACGCGATGGCCGGCATGGAGACCAAGCTGCACCTGATCGCCAACGAGCCGGGCGAGCTGTTCGGGCTGTCGGCCAACTACAGCGGCCACGGCTTCTCGAAGATGGGCTTCGCCGCGCACGCCACCGACCGCGCCGGCTTCGATGCCTGGGTGGCCAAGGTCAAGGCCGCGCCGAAGGCGCTGGACCAGGCCGAGTTCCAGATCCTGGCGGCCAACCGCAACGACAAGGCGCAGTACCCGGTGACCTACTACGCGTCGGTGCAGGACGGCCTGTTCAAGTCGCTGATCGACAAATACATGATGGGCAAGGGCCACAAGATGCAAGGCCACGACGACCCTCCGGCATCGGCTGCTGAGCCGGTCGCCATGTGCACTTCTGGAGACAAGTGA
- a CDS encoding bifunctional riboflavin kinase/FAD synthetase, which yields MSRLFRDVEGGTLFPQGSVVCIGAFDGLHLGHRALVRHALARARALDVAAVALSFEPLPREFFASAAPPARLTLARAKVEGLHQLGVDSVGLLRFDRCLSAMSAQDFVRRTLVDRLQAREVWIGPAFRFGYKRGGDIALLREMGAQRGFAAGEIEPVHLREERISSTRIRELLVAGAFAHAAELLGRPYAIDGRVVRGKQLGRTLGYPTANLRFPRTPALSGIYATWVHGVGERPWPSVSSFGTRPTVQGVEPLLEAHLFDFQGDLYGRHIAVEFVAKLRDEEKFSDLAVLTAQMHRDAALARRLLGSAPESALARADADGASRLHQPAAPAPGLSNEDNR from the coding sequence ATGAGCAGGCTCTTTAGAGACGTCGAGGGCGGGACTTTGTTCCCGCAGGGAAGCGTGGTCTGCATCGGCGCCTTCGATGGCCTGCATCTGGGCCACCGTGCGCTGGTGCGCCATGCGCTGGCGCGTGCCCGTGCCTTGGACGTGGCGGCGGTGGCGTTGAGCTTCGAGCCGCTGCCGCGCGAGTTCTTCGCGTCGGCGGCGCCGCCGGCGCGGCTGACCCTGGCGCGGGCCAAGGTCGAAGGCCTGCACCAGCTCGGCGTCGACAGCGTCGGCCTGCTGCGCTTCGATCGGTGCCTGTCGGCCATGAGCGCGCAGGATTTCGTGCGCCGCACCCTGGTCGATCGGCTGCAGGCGCGCGAAGTGTGGATCGGCCCGGCGTTCCGCTTCGGCTACAAGCGCGGCGGCGATATCGCGCTGCTGCGCGAGATGGGCGCGCAACGGGGCTTCGCCGCCGGCGAGATCGAGCCGGTGCACCTGCGCGAGGAGCGCATCTCCAGCACCCGCATCCGCGAACTGCTGGTGGCCGGCGCGTTCGCGCATGCCGCCGAACTGCTCGGCCGCCCGTACGCGATCGACGGTCGCGTGGTGCGCGGCAAGCAGCTCGGGCGCACCCTCGGCTATCCCACCGCCAACCTGCGTTTCCCGCGCACGCCGGCGCTGTCGGGCATCTACGCCACCTGGGTGCACGGGGTGGGCGAGCGGCCATGGCCGTCGGTGTCCAGCTTCGGCACGCGGCCGACGGTGCAGGGCGTGGAACCGTTGCTGGAAGCGCACCTGTTCGATTTTCAGGGCGACCTGTACGGGCGCCACATCGCCGTGGAATTCGTCGCCAAGCTGCGCGACGAAGAAAAATTCTCCGATCTGGCGGTGCTGACCGCACAGATGCATCGCGACGCCGCCCTGGCCCGGCGCCTGCTCGGGTCCGCGCCGGAATCGGCGCTGGCGCGCGCGGACGCCGATGGCGCGAGCCGCTTGCACCAGCCCGCGGCGCCTGCGCCCGGACTCTCCAATGAAGACAACCGGTAA
- a CDS encoding DUF4365 domain-containing protein, which translates to MHITARKEQFNRAFVGALAAQAGINSSVPTVDNDSIDITFIGKDFRGLIRDPQISFQLKCTHQDLRVGDNINFSLSRKNYDDLREVRLSIPRYLAVMEVPGNCDDWSQHVTEGMLLRTHCYWVSLKGLPEVDQQSITVSVPLTQLLTSASLANLLSLASKRRDA; encoded by the coding sequence ATGCATATCACTGCGCGCAAAGAACAATTCAACCGGGCCTTTGTCGGCGCATTGGCGGCGCAAGCGGGGATCAATTCCTCCGTGCCGACCGTTGACAATGACAGCATCGACATCACGTTCATTGGCAAGGACTTTCGTGGCCTGATACGTGATCCGCAGATTAGCTTTCAGCTGAAGTGTACGCACCAGGATTTAAGGGTGGGTGACAACATCAACTTCTCGCTCAGTCGAAAGAACTATGACGACCTGCGAGAAGTCAGGCTAAGCATCCCGCGCTATTTAGCCGTTATGGAAGTTCCAGGCAACTGCGATGACTGGTCGCAGCACGTCACGGAGGGGATGCTCCTTCGGACACACTGCTATTGGGTATCGTTGAAGGGCCTTCCGGAAGTTGACCAGCAATCGATCACTGTCAGTGTCCCGTTGACGCAGCTGTTGACTAGTGCTTCGCTCGCCAACCTTCTTTCGCTTGCAAGCAAACGGAGGGATGCATAA
- the ispH gene encoding 4-hydroxy-3-methylbut-2-enyl diphosphate reductase: protein MDVLLANPGGFCAGVDRAIEIVKRAIETLGAPIYVRHEVVHNRFVVDDLKQRGAIFVEELDEVPDGNTVIFSAHGVSQAVRQEAERRGLKVFDATCPLVTKVHFEVARHCRAGRDVVLIGHAGHPEVEGTMGQWNRERGAGRIYLVEDIEQVATLEIQQPENLAYTTQTTLSVDDTRGIIEALRARYPAMQGPKNDDICYATQNRQDAVRDLARQCDLVLVVGSPNSSNSNRLSELARRDGVESYLIDGADEIDPAWVAGKRRIGLTAGASAPQVLVDGVIARLRELGADGVGELAGEPESMVFALPKELRLRLIN, encoded by the coding sequence ATGGACGTCCTGCTCGCCAATCCCGGCGGTTTCTGCGCCGGCGTCGACCGCGCGATCGAGATCGTCAAGCGCGCCATCGAGACCCTGGGCGCGCCGATCTACGTGCGCCACGAGGTGGTGCACAACCGCTTCGTGGTCGACGATCTGAAGCAGCGCGGCGCGATCTTCGTCGAAGAACTGGACGAAGTGCCCGACGGCAACACGGTCATCTTCAGCGCCCACGGCGTGTCCCAGGCGGTGCGCCAGGAGGCCGAGCGGCGCGGGCTGAAGGTGTTCGACGCGACCTGCCCGCTGGTCACCAAGGTCCATTTCGAAGTGGCCCGGCACTGCCGCGCCGGCCGCGACGTGGTGCTGATCGGCCATGCCGGCCACCCCGAGGTGGAGGGCACGATGGGCCAGTGGAACCGCGAGCGCGGCGCCGGGCGCATCTACCTGGTCGAGGACATCGAGCAGGTCGCCACGCTGGAGATCCAGCAGCCGGAGAACCTGGCCTACACCACCCAGACCACGCTGTCGGTGGACGACACCCGCGGCATCATCGAGGCGCTGCGCGCGCGCTACCCGGCGATGCAGGGGCCGAAGAACGACGACATCTGCTACGCCACCCAGAACCGCCAGGACGCGGTGCGCGACTTGGCCAGGCAGTGCGACCTGGTGCTGGTGGTCGGCTCGCCGAACAGCTCCAATTCCAACCGGCTCAGCGAGTTGGCGCGGCGCGATGGGGTGGAGTCCTACCTGATCGACGGCGCCGACGAGATCGACCCGGCCTGGGTCGCCGGCAAGCGCCGCATCGGCCTGACCGCCGGCGCCTCGGCGCCGCAGGTGCTGGTGGACGGGGTCATCGCGCGGCTGCGCGAACTGGGCGCCGACGGCGTCGGCGAACTGGCCGGCGAACCGGAGTCGATGGTGTTCGCCCTGCCCAAGGAACTGCGCCTGCGCCTGATCAATTGA
- a CDS encoding radical SAM protein, producing MTEAKAYHARLIDPQNLTILGTYTCTAACRQCCFESSPKVVGRLKREALLARIKEAKSKFENLKIVVFSGGEATLLKEDLYEAVALCTSLGLLTRIVSNGSWGKTERSANHVASKLAASGL from the coding sequence ATGACTGAGGCAAAGGCTTATCACGCTCGCCTGATTGATCCACAGAATTTGACGATTTTGGGCACATATACTTGCACTGCTGCATGCAGGCAATGCTGCTTCGAATCAAGTCCCAAAGTAGTAGGAAGGCTCAAGCGTGAAGCGCTTCTGGCTCGCATCAAGGAAGCCAAGAGCAAGTTCGAGAACCTCAAGATAGTTGTATTCAGCGGTGGCGAGGCTACGCTTCTGAAAGAGGATCTCTATGAAGCCGTTGCTTTGTGTACGAGCTTAGGACTCTTGACACGCATCGTGTCGAACGGCTCTTGGGGTAAGACAGAACGATCTGCTAATCATGTTGCCTCAAAGCTGGCTGCTTCAGGCCTCTGA
- the lspA gene encoding signal peptidase II: MTVRPNPSALIWLLLSALVIGLDQWSKAWVLSSLPEFTAVPVIPGFWNWYRTYNTGAAFSFLSQAGGWQLWFFTALAMGISGLLAWWLARTPRGDWRSALPYALVIGGAIGNVIDRLLHGHVVDFIQWYVGDHYWPSFNIADSAIVAGAVGIALFGVFDGKSKRKAG; encoded by the coding sequence ATGACCGTACGACCCAACCCTTCCGCCCTGATCTGGCTGCTGCTGTCCGCGCTGGTGATCGGCCTGGACCAGTGGAGCAAGGCCTGGGTGCTGTCCAGCCTGCCCGAGTTCACCGCGGTGCCGGTGATCCCCGGCTTCTGGAACTGGTACCGTACCTACAACACCGGCGCCGCGTTCAGCTTCCTGAGCCAGGCCGGTGGTTGGCAGCTGTGGTTCTTCACCGCGCTGGCGATGGGCATCAGCGGCCTGCTGGCCTGGTGGCTGGCGCGCACCCCGCGCGGCGACTGGCGCAGCGCGCTGCCGTACGCCCTGGTCATCGGCGGCGCGATCGGCAACGTGATCGACCGGCTGCTGCATGGCCACGTGGTCGATTTCATCCAGTGGTACGTGGGCGACCACTACTGGCCCTCGTTCAACATCGCCGACTCGGCGATCGTCGCCGGCGCCGTGGGCATCGCCCTGTTTGGCGTGTTCGACGGCAAGTCGAAGCGAAAAGCGGGATAA
- a CDS encoding peptidase M61, with product MKMPRHRCLFLALAAAAPPALAATDAPYALAIHAQASAGESRIEALLVDEAIPLPTTPAGAVLLAMPHVTSNVPTVAASVGELAARDDRGAVQLRYRDQGEGPARQRQWYAEREVAGILRFSYRAAMTEALAARGAAPPIELRSEEGAFSGAGATFLLHPPSGQHDIALQWDLSALGTGAHAVSSLQDRNARDVDMETLDSSYFMAGKIGLYPQAPDATGFFSAWQGSTPFDAAKLLAWTQQLRQHYQAFFAVPATPYGVFLRRNRVNPGGGMGMYNSFVVTYDDERGNDPQQLQLTLAHEMFHTFQPHMSSQYDGQTLADAWFNEGMAMFYQARLPFRYGMIDADAFLKDLNFSAARYYTNLLGNAPNRDVPAKFWQDTRIRTLPYDRGFLYFVSVDDAVRKASGGRKSLDDLMLDMLHRQQRNKRLGIADWEAVLRDALGEAAVGQLHAMLDGAAPLPASDAFGPCFERVSQPMRRYELGFAPAVLTESPRIVRDLIPDSAAAKAGVRNGDEITRPVGQDQLQGEQDGILTLQLQRDGKPLTVSYKPRGETVPTWQWRRKQGSAQSACSLPATAPAP from the coding sequence ATGAAGATGCCCCGCCACCGCTGCCTGTTCCTGGCCCTCGCCGCGGCCGCGCCCCCGGCCCTGGCCGCGACCGATGCGCCGTACGCGCTCGCCATCCACGCGCAGGCCAGCGCCGGCGAGAGCCGGATCGAGGCACTGCTGGTGGACGAAGCGATCCCGCTGCCGACCACGCCGGCCGGCGCCGTCCTGCTGGCGATGCCGCACGTGACCAGCAACGTGCCCACCGTCGCCGCCAGCGTCGGCGAGCTGGCCGCGCGCGACGATCGCGGCGCCGTGCAGCTGCGCTACCGCGACCAGGGCGAAGGCCCGGCCCGGCAGCGCCAGTGGTACGCCGAGCGCGAGGTCGCCGGCATCCTGCGCTTTTCCTACCGCGCGGCGATGACCGAAGCCCTGGCCGCGCGCGGCGCCGCGCCGCCGATCGAACTGCGCAGCGAGGAAGGCGCCTTCTCCGGCGCCGGCGCCACCTTTCTGTTGCATCCGCCAAGCGGCCAGCACGACATCGCCTTGCAGTGGGACTTGTCCGCACTGGGTACAGGCGCGCATGCCGTGAGCAGCCTGCAGGACCGCAACGCCCGCGACGTGGACATGGAAACGCTGGACAGCAGCTACTTCATGGCCGGGAAGATCGGCCTGTATCCGCAGGCGCCCGACGCCACCGGCTTCTTCTCCGCCTGGCAGGGCAGCACCCCGTTCGACGCGGCCAAACTGCTGGCCTGGACCCAGCAACTGCGCCAGCACTACCAGGCCTTCTTCGCCGTGCCGGCCACGCCGTACGGTGTGTTCCTGCGCCGCAACCGGGTCAACCCCGGCGGCGGCATGGGCATGTACAACTCCTTCGTCGTCACCTACGACGACGAGCGCGGCAACGACCCGCAACAGTTGCAACTGACCCTCGCCCACGAGATGTTCCATACCTTCCAGCCGCACATGAGCTCGCAGTACGACGGCCAAACGCTGGCCGACGCGTGGTTCAACGAAGGCATGGCGATGTTCTACCAGGCGCGCCTGCCGTTCCGCTACGGCATGATCGATGCCGACGCGTTCCTGAAGGATCTCAACTTCAGCGCCGCGCGCTACTACACCAACCTGCTCGGCAACGCGCCCAACCGCGACGTGCCCGCGAAGTTCTGGCAGGACACCCGCATCCGCACCCTGCCCTACGACCGCGGCTTCCTGTACTTCGTCAGCGTGGACGACGCCGTGCGCAAGGCCAGCGGCGGCCGCAAGTCGCTGGACGACCTGATGCTGGACATGTTGCACCGGCAGCAACGCAACAAGCGGCTCGGCATCGCCGACTGGGAAGCGGTGCTGCGCGACGCCCTGGGCGAGGCCGCGGTCGGCCAACTGCACGCCATGCTCGACGGCGCCGCGCCGCTGCCGGCCAGCGACGCCTTCGGCCCCTGCTTCGAACGCGTCTCGCAACCGATGCGCCGCTACGAGCTCGGCTTCGCCCCCGCGGTGCTGACCGAATCCCCGCGCATCGTCCGCGACCTGATCCCCGACTCGGCCGCCGCTAAGGCCGGCGTGCGCAACGGCGACGAGATCACCCGCCCGGTCGGCCAGGATCAACTGCAGGGCGAGCAGGACGGCATCCTCACCCTGCAGTTGCAGCGCGACGGCAAGCCGTTGACGGTCTCGTACAAGCCGCGCGGCGAGACCGTGCCGACGTGGCAGTGGCGTCGCAAGCAGGGCAGCGCGCAGAGCGCCTGCTCGCTGCCGGCCACCGCCCCTGCGCCATGA